One Triticum dicoccoides isolate Atlit2015 ecotype Zavitan chromosome 5B, WEW_v2.0, whole genome shotgun sequence genomic window carries:
- the LOC119307844 gene encoding metacaspase-1-like: MECGQCGARFAVTRGASSAQCAHCRRAARVERHGAVHGAVGFVRNVFTNIGRTRPHPGYPPVYGNKRALLVGINYTGTTAELPGPINDVKCMSFLLTLKYGFPSDCILVLTDEERDPYSRPTRSNILVAMRWLVHGCSSGDSLVFHFSGHGDQEEDKDGDEQDGQDEVICPLDWQLNGAILDDEINEAIVRPLAQGVTLHAITDACRSGTVLDLPNLFQIKKNGKPLWMDHSAPNGAWKNTSGGHAILISGCTDDEDAQDGYGHETMAMGALTYSFFAAAWFAHRPPTYGQLLQKTKAILVDCNRDSQIHCDLPASILPHVRKVVNFSGVQEPQLSSSDKFDINRKTFML; encoded by the exons ATGGAGTGCGGCCAGTGCGGCGCGCGCTTCGCTGTCACACGGGGCGCGAGCTCCGCTCAGTGCGCGCACTGCCGCAGGGCGGCGCGTGTCGAACGGCACGGCGCCGTGCACGGGGCCGTCGGCTTCGTCAGGAACGTGTTCACCAACATTGGCCGCACGAGGCCGCACCCGGGATACCCGCCGGTGTACGGCAACAAGCGCGCTCTCTTGGTCGGCATCAACTACACTGGAACGACGGCCGAACTGCCCGGCCCCATCAACGATGTCAAATGCATGAGCTTCCTGCTCACCCTCAAGTACGGCTTCCCAAGCGATTGCATCCTTGTCCTTACCG ATGAAGAGCGCGACCCGTACAGCAGGCCAACAAGGTCCAACATCCTAGTGGCGATGCGGTGGCTGGTGCATGGATGCAGCTCCGGGGACTCCCTCGTGTTCCACTTCTCCGGCCACGGCGATCAGGAGGAAGACAAGGACGGCGACGAGCAGGACGGCCAAGACGAGGTCATCTGCCCGCTAGACTGGCAGCTCAACGGCGCCATCCTGGACGACGAGATCAACGAGGCCATCGTCCGCCCGCTCGCGCAGGGCGTCACGCTCCACGCCATCACCGATGCCTGCCGCAGCGGCACCGTCCTTGATCTCCCCAACCTTTTCCAGATAAAAAA GAACGGGAAACCCCTGTGGATGGATCACAGCGCTCCAAATGGCGCTTGGAAGAACACGAGCGGCGGTCACGCCATCCTGATCAGCGGCTGCACTGACGATGAAGATGCGCAGGATGGTTACGGCCATGAGACCATGGCCATGGGAGCCCTGACGTACAGCTTCTTCGCCGCGGCGTGGTTCGCGCATCGGCCGCCCACCTACGGCCAGCTGCTTCAAAAGACAAAGGCGATCCTCGTAGACTGCAACCGCGACAGCCAGATCCACTGCGACCTCCCGGCGTCGATCTTACCGCACGTCCGAAAGGTGGTGAACTTCAGTGGCGTGCAGGAACCTCAACTGTCTTCGTCCGACAAGTTCGACATCAACCGGAAGACATTTATGCTATAA